One region of Acropora muricata isolate sample 2 chromosome 13, ASM3666990v1, whole genome shotgun sequence genomic DNA includes:
- the LOC136896560 gene encoding threonine-rich protein-like isoform X1, with translation MAALRLLALAFLMGFCIIPQLQDRVRAHGDHPLECYVCGPGSPCGPANKDKRTCNPPMEDSCATFILDSVIEKNCTNALSCSLSGIGDPCAQINRSAPNCSFSCCLTDLCNVAAVSSSGPQPITSREAPATSTGPQSIISREAPGTGSSAPPKSQQPTSGVPQLTANFVTVIMTVMLAKFVKPLSMF, from the exons ATGGCAGCCCTGCGTCTCCTTGCATTGGCTTTTCTGATGGGTTTTTGTATCATTCCCCAATTGCAAG aCAGGGTGCGTGCTCACGGAGATCATCCACTCGAGTGTTACGTGTGCGGTCCAGGATCTCCATGTGGTCCAGCTAATAAGGACAAGCGAACGTGTAACCCTCCCATGGAAGACAGTTGCGCTACATTCATCTTGGACTCAGTCATCGAGAAGAACTGCACTAATGCGCTGTCATGCTCTCTATCAGGCATAGGAGATC CTTGCGCACAGATAAATAGATCAGCGCCAAATTGCTCATTTAGTTGTTGCCTCACAGATTTGTGCAACGTGGCAGCCGTGTCATCATCAGGTCCCCAGCCAATCACATCGCGTGAAGCCCCTGCGACCTCTACAGGTCCCCAGTCAATCATATCGCGTGAAGCCCCTGGCACCGGCAGCAGCGCTCCGCCAAAATCTCAGCAGCCAACGTCTGGCGTTCCACAATTGACAGCAAACTTTGTCACTGTAATCATGACCGTTATGTTGGCGAAGTTTGTTAAACCTTTGTCTATGTTCTAG
- the LOC136896560 gene encoding threonine-rich protein-like isoform X2, translated as MEFFYAMIFVCLALCILPQDRVRAHGDHPLECYVCGPGSPCGPANKDKRTCNPPMEDSCATFILDSVIEKNCTNALSCSLSGIGDPCAQINRSAPNCSFSCCLTDLCNVAAVSSSGPQPITSREAPATSTGPQSIISREAPGTGSSAPPKSQQPTSGVPQLTANFVTVIMTVMLAKFVKPLSMF; from the exons ATGGAATTCTTTTATGCTATGATATTTGTCTGTTTGGCTCTCTGCATCCTTCCGCAAG aCAGGGTGCGTGCTCACGGAGATCATCCACTCGAGTGTTACGTGTGCGGTCCAGGATCTCCATGTGGTCCAGCTAATAAGGACAAGCGAACGTGTAACCCTCCCATGGAAGACAGTTGCGCTACATTCATCTTGGACTCAGTCATCGAGAAGAACTGCACTAATGCGCTGTCATGCTCTCTATCAGGCATAGGAGATC CTTGCGCACAGATAAATAGATCAGCGCCAAATTGCTCATTTAGTTGTTGCCTCACAGATTTGTGCAACGTGGCAGCCGTGTCATCATCAGGTCCCCAGCCAATCACATCGCGTGAAGCCCCTGCGACCTCTACAGGTCCCCAGTCAATCATATCGCGTGAAGCCCCTGGCACCGGCAGCAGCGCTCCGCCAAAATCTCAGCAGCCAACGTCTGGCGTTCCACAATTGACAGCAAACTTTGTCACTGTAATCATGACCGTTATGTTGGCGAAGTTTGTTAAACCTTTGTCTATGTTCTAG